The following are encoded in a window of Bradyrhizobium guangdongense genomic DNA:
- a CDS encoding sensor histidine kinase: MPKATHSPEASETDSLLKLVTSGGAIEFDREREGAWIEVIRKMDEVYSDLLRYEVDLEHKNAELEEAQAFVTNVIESVSDILVVCDARGLVQQVNSAFQHAIGRSVGDVVGKNIADVIDAADSPKLVPLLKPRGTPDVVDGELRFLTDGGSTDLFAINSSPRHDHRGRFIGVVLTGRPIGELRRAYEALHKAHHELQRAQRQLVEQEKMASLGRLVAGVAHELNNPISFVYGNIHTLIRYRAAIVAYLDAIHGEGRASDLAALRKSLRIDDVLEDFGPLIEGTMEGAVRISEIVKNLRRLSFSKLGEVERVNIERLINTAVLWAVRTKQVRIDLQMELEPELWISGNEGQLHQVIVNLVENAIDAMRGTEAPRLVVSAARKGNEVLFRISDNGPGIDKDHISHIFEPFFTTKRVGEGTGLGLWISYGIVREHGGELVATNEPEGGATFSFALPQAIATVVSE, from the coding sequence ATGCCAAAGGCGACGCATTCTCCTGAAGCAAGCGAGACGGATTCGCTCCTGAAGCTGGTGACCAGCGGAGGCGCGATCGAGTTCGATCGCGAGCGCGAAGGCGCCTGGATCGAAGTCATTCGCAAGATGGACGAGGTCTATTCGGACCTGTTGCGCTACGAGGTCGACCTCGAGCACAAGAACGCGGAGCTCGAGGAAGCGCAGGCCTTCGTCACCAACGTCATCGAATCCGTCTCTGATATCCTTGTCGTCTGCGATGCCAGGGGACTGGTGCAGCAAGTCAATTCCGCGTTTCAGCACGCGATCGGCCGCAGCGTCGGGGACGTGGTCGGCAAGAACATTGCCGACGTCATCGATGCCGCGGACAGTCCCAAGCTGGTGCCGTTGTTGAAGCCGCGCGGGACGCCTGACGTCGTCGACGGCGAATTGAGATTCTTGACGGATGGCGGCAGCACGGATCTGTTCGCGATCAACAGCTCGCCGCGCCACGATCATCGCGGCCGCTTCATCGGCGTGGTGCTGACGGGCCGGCCGATCGGCGAGCTGCGCCGCGCCTATGAGGCGCTGCACAAGGCGCATCACGAATTGCAGCGTGCCCAGCGGCAGCTGGTCGAGCAGGAGAAGATGGCGAGCCTCGGCCGTCTGGTCGCCGGCGTGGCGCACGAGCTGAACAATCCGATCAGCTTCGTCTACGGCAACATTCACACCCTGATCCGTTACCGCGCGGCCATCGTCGCCTATCTCGATGCGATCCATGGCGAGGGGCGTGCGAGCGACCTTGCCGCGCTGAGGAAAAGCCTGCGCATCGACGATGTCCTGGAAGATTTCGGTCCGTTGATCGAGGGCACCATGGAGGGCGCGGTCCGCATCAGCGAGATCGTGAAGAACCTGCGGCGGCTCTCCTTCAGCAAGCTCGGCGAGGTCGAGCGCGTCAATATCGAGCGGCTGATCAACACCGCCGTGCTGTGGGCCGTCCGCACCAAGCAGGTCCGTATCGACCTGCAGATGGAGCTCGAGCCGGAGCTGTGGATCTCCGGCAACGAAGGCCAATTGCACCAGGTCATCGTCAATCTGGTCGAAAACGCGATCGATGCGATGCGCGGCACCGAAGCGCCCCGGCTGGTTGTCTCGGCGGCGCGTAAGGGCAACGAGGTCCTGTTCCGGATTTCGGACAACGGCCCCGGAATCGACAAGGACCATATCAGCCACATCTTCGAGCCGTTCTTCACGACCAAGCGCGTCGGCGAGGGCACGGGGCTCGGTCTCTGGATCAGCTACGGCATCGTGCGCGAGCACGGCGGCGAGCTGGTTGCGACCAACGAGCCGGAAGGCGGCGCGACCTTTTCATTTGCGCTGCCGCAGGCCATCGCAACGGTGGTGTCTGAATGA
- a CDS encoding GIY-YIG nuclease family protein has protein sequence MPVYFIGEDENGCSPIKIGVAKNIEARQRNLHTGNPLELRLLGWIEATDAFQLERELHKHFGSTHVRGEWFDIEPGDILAILKRAGRAGFVAKNADAFQIVGYDRDAIPEYLGVWEWADLEIDECCPFCGCLCGMHFQEASQMYYCIRCDTLTDFSELDPREYPPDE, from the coding sequence GTGCCGGTCTATTTCATTGGCGAAGATGAAAACGGATGCTCCCCGATCAAGATCGGCGTGGCGAAGAACATCGAGGCGCGCCAGCGCAACCTCCACACGGGGAATCCTTTGGAGCTGCGACTGCTCGGGTGGATCGAAGCGACCGACGCCTTCCAGCTTGAACGAGAGCTGCACAAGCATTTTGGATCGACCCATGTGCGTGGAGAATGGTTCGACATCGAGCCGGGTGACATCCTGGCCATTCTCAAGCGCGCCGGCCGCGCTGGATTTGTCGCCAAGAACGCCGATGCTTTCCAGATCGTCGGTTATGATCGCGACGCCATTCCCGAATACCTCGGCGTGTGGGAATGGGCCGATCTGGAAATCGACGAATGCTGCCCGTTCTGCGGATGTCTATGCGGCATGCATTTTCAGGAAGCCTCGCAGATGTACTATTGCATCCGATGCGACACGCTGACCGACTTTTCCGAGCTCGATCCGCGTGAGTATCCGCCGGACGAGTGA
- a CDS encoding DUF4238 domain-containing protein: MNRPSKKHHFVPQAQLRNFSADAERRFLYVLDKQTDRSFRTSILNAGSENDFNTISLGASKWNFEDLFQEVDTRSALLIAEILSRKSLAWLSEDDRLALADLFATQMLRTHFSRTTRAHLADRLREITRQLGYDPDQNPTMATPPDAALRLGAVRTFLDRSEQVVALLRLYPALYRANGDHRFIISDHPTAVMNAFPYGELGLTSHGILVVLPISPEIMIALHCPTIVKRYEFAEQASLEADQKERVFRYRDGLRSGNPIDIDEDAVLFLNHQQTVHSARYLYAATDTFDRAREALEQQPHLRSVTTHLTFGEMGRPSKRHSEMQSGIHLVVRGPADHGILTIEEIDPSGEGITARTGQITLLAQMASDQGMLRVELYVDGRPMRTLGAAMVEPLGNTADGWFRVVHRDASLRELGKRLDRNRL; encoded by the coding sequence ATGAACCGGCCTTCTAAAAAGCACCACTTCGTACCACAGGCGCAGCTTCGAAATTTCTCTGCGGACGCGGAGCGCCGTTTTCTCTATGTGCTCGACAAACAAACGGATCGATCATTCCGAACTTCGATCCTCAACGCTGGCTCAGAGAACGACTTCAACACCATCAGTCTCGGCGCCAGCAAGTGGAACTTCGAAGATCTGTTCCAGGAAGTCGACACCCGGTCGGCTTTGCTTATTGCGGAGATCCTCTCGCGCAAATCGCTAGCCTGGCTATCCGAGGATGATCGGCTTGCTTTGGCCGACTTGTTCGCCACCCAGATGCTTCGCACGCATTTCAGTCGAACCACGCGGGCGCACCTCGCTGATCGTCTTCGGGAGATCACACGGCAGCTCGGCTACGATCCGGATCAGAATCCGACCATGGCGACGCCCCCCGATGCAGCACTGCGCCTCGGCGCAGTACGGACATTCCTTGATCGCAGCGAGCAGGTCGTCGCGCTTCTGCGCCTGTATCCCGCCTTATACCGAGCAAACGGGGACCATCGGTTCATAATCTCTGATCATCCCACCGCAGTGATGAATGCTTTTCCCTATGGGGAACTCGGACTTACTTCGCACGGCATACTAGTCGTCCTGCCGATCTCACCAGAGATTATGATTGCCTTGCACTGCCCGACAATTGTGAAGCGCTATGAGTTCGCTGAACAAGCGAGTCTCGAGGCAGATCAAAAGGAGCGAGTGTTCCGATACAGAGACGGCCTCAGGTCCGGCAATCCGATCGATATTGATGAAGATGCGGTCCTGTTCCTCAATCATCAGCAAACGGTTCATAGTGCGCGGTACCTCTACGCGGCCACCGACACATTCGATCGCGCGCGTGAAGCGTTGGAACAGCAACCTCACCTTCGGTCCGTCACGACACACCTTACGTTCGGCGAAATGGGACGGCCGTCTAAACGACATTCAGAGATGCAATCGGGAATACACCTCGTAGTACGCGGTCCTGCCGATCACGGGATCCTCACAATCGAGGAAATCGATCCTTCCGGAGAAGGGATCACCGCTCGGACCGGCCAGATCACATTGTTAGCCCAAATGGCATCGGATCAGGGCATGCTCCGTGTCGAACTCTACGTCGATGGACGCCCCATGCGCACCTTGGGCGCTGCCATGGTGGAGCCTCTTGGAAACACAGCCGATGGCTGGTTCCGCGTAGTTCACCGCGATGCCAGTTTGAGAGAGTTAGGCAAGCGTCTCGATCGCAACCGCTTGTAG
- a CDS encoding phage exclusion protein Lit family protein, which yields MNMETEPSDRTIVLHLLRGAVPERADEISGLWSQYGHGVEVAPSTKGVTMKADDKRIQFDTKTIDFFWLLGFSAWRAIEVYSPALLVATWTGMPLDQALKIDAERGQYEFDYKQRVSTAQSLIAAEQTAQISWPADIPEPTADRDSLGDVQHKTMFDLVAFALAFALLHEFRHVMYCADKSAPSTLPEEEIGCDNWAREFMTSGLAAYAKEHRTTTLKSSRSARWE from the coding sequence TTGAACATGGAAACGGAACCATCCGACCGGACCATCGTCCTCCATCTCCTGCGCGGGGCTGTACCCGAGCGCGCCGACGAGATCAGCGGCCTATGGAGCCAGTATGGTCATGGTGTGGAAGTCGCGCCGAGCACCAAGGGCGTGACGATGAAGGCCGATGACAAGCGCATCCAGTTCGACACCAAGACGATCGACTTTTTCTGGCTGCTCGGCTTCAGCGCATGGCGTGCCATCGAGGTGTATTCGCCGGCCCTGCTGGTGGCGACATGGACCGGAATGCCGCTTGATCAGGCCCTCAAGATCGATGCCGAACGGGGGCAATACGAATTCGATTACAAGCAGCGCGTCAGCACCGCTCAATCGCTCATCGCGGCCGAACAGACCGCACAGATTTCCTGGCCTGCGGACATCCCCGAGCCGACCGCTGACCGCGACAGCTTGGGAGATGTCCAGCACAAGACGATGTTCGACCTCGTCGCGTTTGCCCTGGCCTTCGCGCTGCTGCACGAATTCCGGCACGTCATGTATTGCGCCGACAAGAGCGCACCGTCGACACTGCCCGAGGAGGAAATCGGCTGCGATAACTGGGCCCGCGAGTTCATGACCAGCGGCCTCGCCGCCTATGCGAAGGAGCATAGGACAACTACGCTCAAGTCCAGCAGAAGCGCGCGATGGGAATAG
- a CDS encoding DUF2971 domain-containing protein, producing MTENTDNAPFDPALGAIEPHAGTLTAPPDGQQLYKIMTIENLLRSVSGGYLYFNRVDSYKDFRNADGHDGEQLQQDRAANEAAKFERAPDFSGADYYDRCRNRTYACCFSLENSDYIWHEYGNGSAHGKVGIAFDFAKLRAVINEIMSVRNGLLYRGNACKQIFSVNYGIVDYLSWEEVRENIDRMPNPIRYTYVKDKSYADERELRISLSAIGMGHFVLADGTKMEFAPGLELGFDYRKAMTDGTITEVFPGPGCDLDFLRDELGKLGIKAVDGAA from the coding sequence ATGACCGAAAACACCGATAATGCTCCGTTCGACCCCGCGCTGGGGGCCATCGAACCGCACGCCGGAACGCTGACCGCACCGCCGGACGGGCAACAGCTTTACAAAATCATGACGATTGAGAACCTGCTCCGGTCGGTGAGCGGCGGATACCTCTATTTCAACCGGGTCGATAGCTACAAGGACTTCCGGAATGCCGACGGGCATGACGGTGAGCAGTTGCAACAAGATCGCGCCGCCAATGAGGCCGCCAAGTTCGAAAGGGCACCCGATTTCTCTGGGGCGGACTATTATGACCGCTGCCGAAACCGGACCTATGCGTGCTGCTTCTCGCTGGAGAACTCCGACTACATCTGGCACGAGTACGGGAACGGCAGCGCACATGGTAAAGTCGGCATCGCTTTCGATTTCGCGAAGCTGCGTGCCGTCATCAATGAGATCATGAGCGTCAGGAATGGACTGCTGTACCGGGGAAACGCCTGCAAGCAGATATTCTCCGTAAACTACGGAATCGTCGATTATTTGTCGTGGGAAGAGGTGCGGGAAAATATCGATCGGATGCCCAATCCGATCCGCTACACCTACGTCAAGGACAAGAGCTATGCTGATGAGCGCGAGTTGCGTATTTCGCTTTCGGCGATTGGCATGGGACATTTTGTCTTGGCCGATGGCACGAAAATGGAATTTGCCCCCGGACTCGAACTCGGCTTTGATTATCGAAAGGCCATGACAGATGGCACGATCACGGAGGTTTTTCCCGGCCCCGGCTGCGACCTCGATTTCCTCCGCGATGAACTCGGCAAGCTCGGCATCAAAGCGGTAGACGGCGCGGCCTAA
- a CDS encoding sigma-54-dependent transcriptional regulator yields MSIQGTILVVDDEVRSQEALRRVLKEDFEVLCVGNAADAERLLEGEIVHAILCDQRMPHESGVSFLKRVRELWPDPVRMIISGYSESEDIIAGLNEAGIYQYITKPWQPDQLVETVKEAVQLYRLQKETETAGVDVKATSGHIKKVVSVKRGAAKQLYDFDRIVHSVESPMHGVIELGKRAADYDISVLITGESGTGKELLARAIHYGSARASKAFVVENCGALPDELLESELFGCKKGAFTGAYQDRIGLFEVADGGTIFLDEIGETSPAFQVKLLRVLQESEIRPLGAQRVRKVDVRVVAATNRDLEAEVEAGRFRRDLYYRLAAFPVHMPALRERPMDIPLIAEGVLSAVKVSFNRPNLRFARSALDEFVKYHWPGNVRELQNEIQRMAVLADQDELRAPPLLGRRNAKRSAPLPTHGKLNGSASLKDKVEDLEKSVIVNCLERYDGNISRVASELGLSRVGLRNKLSRYDLRKNAKGDAFS; encoded by the coding sequence GTGAGCATTCAGGGAACCATTCTCGTCGTCGACGACGAGGTCCGCTCGCAGGAAGCGCTGCGGCGCGTGCTCAAGGAGGACTTCGAGGTGCTCTGCGTCGGCAACGCGGCCGATGCCGAGAGGTTGCTGGAGGGCGAGATCGTCCATGCGATTCTCTGTGACCAGCGGATGCCGCATGAGTCCGGCGTGAGCTTCCTGAAGCGCGTCCGCGAGCTCTGGCCGGATCCGGTGCGGATGATCATCTCCGGCTATTCGGAATCCGAAGACATCATCGCGGGACTGAACGAGGCCGGCATCTATCAATATATCACCAAGCCCTGGCAGCCCGATCAGCTGGTCGAGACCGTCAAGGAGGCGGTTCAGCTTTATCGGCTGCAGAAGGAGACCGAGACCGCCGGCGTCGACGTCAAGGCGACGTCGGGTCACATCAAGAAAGTGGTCTCGGTCAAGCGTGGAGCGGCCAAGCAGCTCTACGATTTCGACCGCATCGTGCATTCGGTGGAAAGTCCGATGCACGGCGTGATCGAACTCGGCAAGCGTGCCGCCGATTACGATATTTCGGTGCTCATCACCGGTGAGTCCGGCACCGGCAAGGAGCTGCTGGCACGCGCCATCCACTACGGTTCGGCGCGGGCCAGCAAGGCCTTCGTCGTCGAGAATTGCGGCGCGTTGCCTGACGAGCTGCTGGAGAGCGAGCTGTTCGGCTGCAAGAAGGGCGCCTTCACCGGCGCCTATCAGGATCGCATCGGCCTGTTCGAGGTCGCCGACGGCGGCACGATCTTTCTCGACGAGATCGGCGAGACTTCGCCTGCGTTCCAGGTCAAGCTGCTTCGCGTGCTGCAGGAGAGCGAGATCCGGCCGCTCGGCGCCCAGCGCGTCCGCAAGGTTGACGTCCGCGTGGTGGCGGCGACCAACCGCGATCTGGAAGCCGAGGTCGAAGCCGGCCGCTTCCGGCGCGATCTCTATTACCGTCTCGCCGCATTCCCGGTGCACATGCCGGCACTGCGCGAGCGCCCCATGGACATCCCGCTGATTGCCGAGGGCGTGCTGTCGGCGGTGAAGGTCTCGTTCAACCGGCCCAACCTGCGCTTCGCCCGTTCGGCGCTGGACGAATTCGTCAAATATCACTGGCCTGGCAACGTGCGCGAGCTTCAGAACGAGATCCAGCGTATGGCTGTGCTCGCCGACCAGGACGAGCTGCGCGCTCCGCCGCTGCTCGGCCGTCGCAATGCGAAGCGATCCGCACCATTGCCGACCCATGGCAAGCTGAACGGATCGGCCTCGCTGAAAGACAAGGTGGAGGATCTCGAGAAGTCGGTTATCGTGAACTGCCTGGAGAGGTATGACGGCAATATCAGCCGTGTCGCCAGCGAGCTGGGCCTGTCACGGGTGGGTCTCAGGAACAAGCTGTCCAGGTATGATTTGAGAAAAAATGCCAAAGGCGACGCATTCTCCTGA
- a CDS encoding hydrogenase maturation protein codes for MRILLLSHSFNSLTQRLHVELRERGHDVAVELDIYADVTRESVALHRPDLVIAPFLKRAIPDDVWRSVRCLVVHPGPPGDRGPAALDWAVLEGVAEWGVTVLQADDEFDAGPVWASRSFPMRRAAKSSLYRSEVTSCAVAAVLEAVAAIESGRAAPRPMRADDPRIRVRGPCRQADRVIDWQHDTTEAVLRKINSADGMPGLVDSLYFQDVRLFDVHEAHDISGVPGTVVAQCDGALARATVDGAVWIGHVRRLAPKSLKLPTAKVFAAEAARLPHRRGCGYAPIRYREHGEVGELAFSFYNGAMSTSDCEALLAAYRAALARPTKVLLLTGGEDYWSNGIHLAAIEAADSAADESWRNINAIDDLARAIIETTDRLVVSVIRGNAGAGGVFLSLAADEVWASDQVVLNPHYKDMGNLYGSEYWTYLLPRRAGAANAKRITECRLPMGAAEAHRLGIVDRVLSSAELGEANLVKHGAAMASDTDFAARLAAKQTRRAADEAEKPLQAYRDEELRRMKLNFYGFDPSYHVARYNFIHKVPKSRTPLTIASHRSTRAHGRPTGMAVPS; via the coding sequence ATGCGCATCCTGCTCCTGTCGCATTCCTTCAACAGCCTGACGCAGCGGCTCCATGTCGAGCTGAGGGAGCGCGGCCACGACGTTGCGGTCGAGCTCGACATCTACGCCGACGTCACCCGCGAGAGCGTGGCGCTGCATCGGCCGGATCTTGTGATCGCGCCGTTCCTGAAACGGGCGATTCCCGACGACGTCTGGCGTAGCGTGCGCTGCCTGGTTGTCCATCCTGGACCGCCCGGGGATCGCGGCCCGGCCGCGCTCGACTGGGCGGTCCTGGAGGGCGTCGCCGAGTGGGGCGTCACCGTGCTGCAGGCGGACGACGAGTTCGATGCGGGTCCCGTCTGGGCATCCCGCAGCTTCCCGATGCGGCGTGCCGCCAAGTCCAGCCTCTATCGCAGCGAGGTGACATCATGCGCCGTTGCGGCGGTGCTCGAGGCCGTCGCGGCGATCGAATCGGGACGGGCCGCTCCGAGGCCGATGCGGGCGGACGATCCGCGCATCCGCGTCCGCGGACCTTGCCGCCAGGCGGACCGGGTGATCGACTGGCAGCACGACACCACGGAGGCTGTCCTGCGCAAGATCAACAGCGCCGACGGCATGCCGGGTCTGGTCGACAGCCTGTACTTCCAGGACGTCAGGCTGTTCGACGTGCACGAGGCGCACGACATCTCGGGTGTCCCGGGCACGGTCGTCGCGCAGTGCGACGGCGCACTGGCGCGCGCCACGGTCGATGGCGCGGTCTGGATCGGCCATGTCAGGCGGCTCGCGCCGAAGAGCCTGAAGCTGCCGACGGCCAAGGTCTTTGCCGCCGAGGCGGCGCGTCTGCCGCATCGGCGCGGCTGCGGCTACGCCCCGATCCGCTATCGCGAGCATGGCGAGGTCGGGGAGCTTGCCTTCTCCTTCTATAATGGTGCCATGAGCACAAGCGACTGCGAAGCGCTGCTCGCCGCCTATCGCGCAGCGCTCGCGCGGCCGACCAAGGTGCTGCTTCTGACTGGCGGCGAGGACTATTGGTCGAACGGGATTCACCTGGCCGCGATCGAGGCGGCCGACAGCGCCGCGGACGAGTCCTGGCGCAACATCAACGCGATCGACGATCTTGCCCGCGCCATCATCGAGACCACCGACCGCCTGGTCGTCTCGGTCATTCGCGGCAACGCGGGTGCGGGCGGCGTCTTCCTGAGCCTGGCCGCCGACGAGGTCTGGGCGAGCGACCAGGTCGTCCTCAATCCGCATTACAAGGACATGGGCAATCTCTACGGCTCGGAATACTGGACCTATCTGTTGCCGCGCCGGGCGGGGGCCGCAAATGCAAAGCGGATCACGGAATGCCGGCTGCCGATGGGCGCAGCGGAAGCGCACCGCCTAGGCATCGTCGATCGCGTGCTGTCGAGCGCGGAGCTTGGCGAGGCAAATCTGGTGAAGCATGGCGCCGCCATGGCGTCGGACACCGATTTTGCCGCGCGCCTGGCTGCCAAGCAGACGCGGCGGGCAGCCGATGAAGCCGAGAAGCCGCTGCAAGCCTACCGCGACGAGGAGCTGCGGCGAATGAAGCTGAACTTCTACGGCTTCGATCCGAGCTATCATGTCGCGCGCTACAACTTCATTCACAAGGTACCGAAGTCGCGCACGCCGCTGACCATCGCAAGTCACCGGTCGACGCGCGCGCATGGGCGCCCCACAGGCATGGCGGTGCCGTCGTGA
- a CDS encoding SIR2 family protein produces the protein MSILSSDPITQLAFSMFESKGVYALLLGSGLSRAAGIPTGWEITLDLVRRVALAQGVKNQSDWATWYRKTYGAEPDYSAILAGLAASPAERRSILHSYIEPDEDDRAEGKKLPTAAHHAIAGLVRDGYVRVILTTNFDRLLENALREVGVEPTVVTSVDSLSGAEPLTHSPCYVLKLHGDYKDARILNTDEELGVYPPQYDALLDRILDEHGLIVCGWSGEWDDALRAALLRAPNRRYPTFWSIRGKVGSGAEPIISQRKAVTIPVADADSFFLKLAELVKTLAETRKQSPLTIDILVGSIKRYVARPEFRIRLDEVITQEVNKLFDRLDAKELSPQGVWSVEEFRRRLKLYEATTEPLAKAFGVLGRWGDDAELALIADTIRGVVARANKVGSGLNIWLDLRTYPAVLLMTAYGLGLARAERWKTLHDLFSLSMPRDERDPKRLVNSLFLWDWRGSDDNLWNNVEGFTTGNNRRKTPLSDHLFDVSFEWGTAFLGVPTDNALLFDRFEALGALVHLEENSERALKDQLENGDRKARMSVGRIGWRSEGRRSIEHELKSTPTRQQLLKAGFALGSEAYLDLFLENLSRVARWMEWR, from the coding sequence ATGAGCATTTTATCAAGCGATCCGATTACTCAGCTCGCATTCTCGATGTTCGAGAGCAAGGGTGTCTATGCTTTGCTTCTCGGCTCTGGTCTCTCTCGTGCAGCCGGGATTCCAACTGGATGGGAAATCACTTTGGACCTAGTTCGACGAGTCGCGCTCGCGCAAGGCGTCAAGAATCAGTCCGATTGGGCGACGTGGTATCGCAAAACGTATGGTGCGGAACCCGATTATTCAGCGATTCTAGCAGGACTGGCGGCCTCGCCTGCCGAACGGCGATCCATCTTACATTCGTACATCGAGCCTGACGAAGACGATCGTGCAGAGGGTAAGAAACTTCCGACAGCCGCGCACCATGCAATCGCGGGCCTGGTTCGCGACGGGTATGTCCGAGTGATACTAACGACCAATTTCGATCGGCTATTAGAAAATGCACTGCGAGAAGTTGGCGTTGAGCCAACTGTCGTCACCTCCGTCGACAGCTTGTCAGGAGCCGAGCCGCTCACACATAGCCCGTGCTACGTGCTGAAGCTTCATGGTGACTACAAGGATGCACGCATCCTGAATACCGACGAAGAGTTAGGCGTGTATCCGCCGCAATACGATGCGCTGCTCGACCGCATTTTGGATGAGCACGGTCTTATAGTTTGCGGTTGGTCAGGCGAGTGGGATGACGCGCTACGGGCAGCATTGTTGCGCGCTCCTAACAGGCGTTACCCTACTTTCTGGAGCATACGGGGGAAAGTTGGGAGCGGCGCAGAGCCCATCATCAGTCAGCGTAAGGCTGTGACCATTCCGGTTGCCGACGCCGATAGCTTTTTTCTGAAGTTGGCCGAGCTGGTGAAAACACTCGCCGAGACTCGGAAGCAGAGTCCGCTGACGATTGATATCCTCGTCGGCTCTATCAAGCGGTACGTTGCGAGGCCGGAATTTCGCATTCGACTCGATGAAGTCATCACACAGGAAGTTAACAAGCTTTTCGACCGCCTCGACGCGAAGGAGCTCTCTCCGCAGGGTGTGTGGTCCGTTGAGGAATTCCGCCGACGCCTTAAACTCTATGAGGCCACTACCGAGCCGCTCGCGAAAGCCTTTGGTGTTCTCGGACGATGGGGGGATGACGCCGAGCTTGCACTCATTGCCGATACGATCCGCGGCGTCGTTGCCAGGGCGAACAAGGTGGGCAGCGGCCTGAATATATGGCTTGATCTAAGGACGTATCCGGCCGTTCTGCTCATGACTGCATATGGGCTCGGACTTGCGAGAGCAGAGCGTTGGAAGACCTTGCATGACCTGTTTTCTCTCTCGATGCCTAGGGACGAGCGGGACCCAAAACGTCTCGTGAATTCGCTCTTCCTGTGGGACTGGAGGGGGTCAGACGACAATCTCTGGAATAACGTTGAAGGTTTCACGACAGGCAACAACCGCCGAAAAACACCACTCAGCGACCATCTATTCGACGTATCCTTCGAGTGGGGCACGGCGTTTTTGGGCGTCCCCACAGACAATGCTCTGCTGTTCGATCGTTTTGAGGCGCTGGGGGCGTTGGTCCACCTTGAAGAGAACAGTGAAAGGGCACTGAAGGATCAACTGGAGAACGGCGACAGGAAGGCTAGGATGTCTGTCGGTCGCATCGGCTGGCGAAGCGAGGGGCGACGCTCAATAGAACACGAGCTGAAATCAACTCCTACCAGGCAACAACTGCTTAAAGCAGGGTTCGCATTGGGCAGTGAAGCATACCTCGATCTATTCTTGGAAAACCTATCACGGGTAGCACGATGGATGGAGTGGCGCTGA